Within the Sarcophilus harrisii chromosome 2, mSarHar1.11, whole genome shotgun sequence genome, the region GCAAGGAAGAGCGGGAGCCTTTAATTCTAGTGATTCTTTAGGTGAATTCCTGCACTCGGTGGCCACCACGTTCTTTGGATAACCATGTGCAGAGTAAAGGTCTGATGAAAGGGCACCACACGTGGGGGTGCTCTTCTCCAGGGCCCTGTTAGTTTTGTTCTAGAAGGGTGGAGGATGGTCATCTTTTGGTTCCTGTCGGGAGGAGGGGGTATGTTTATTTAAGAGACTTTGCCTTCATTTGGCCTCTCCTGGCTAGAGGACTATCCTTTGGGGCtctttttatacatgtgggtcaaAAGTAGTCCTTTTGtatattcatttctgaatatacaaCAAATGTTTTCCCTCCTAACCTTTGTTGCCTGATAATTTGCTTTTTCAGAGAATTCCCTAAGCCTGTGATGGAAGACACCAGTGAGGATGGCGAGGCTTCCATTCATCGACTAGAAGGCATCGACCAAGAGACCCAGGTCGGCGGCCTTATTTGCAAGACCAAAAGCGCATCGAGTGAGCAGCATGTTTTCAAAGCCCCTGCACCTCGTCCCTCATTGCTGGGGTTAGACCTGTTGGCTGCATTAAAACGGAGGGAGCGagaggaaaaggatgatggcGAAGACAAGAAGAAGTCCAGAGTTTCTTCCTACAAGGATTGGGAGGAAAGCAAGGATGATCAGAAGGATTCTGAGGAGGAAAGGAGTGACCAGGCCAGTCGAAGCAGCAGGAAAGACAGGTAAAATCAATTGGATGGTAGAACAAAAGGGGATGAACTTTTTAAAGGGTACATTAAAATAGCTTGTATTTGttccttagtttttttgtttttggaaactTCATGTCCTCCACCAACAGTCCTTAAGTAATGATCACAAAATCTTAGGCATTCTCATGATCACCTGATCAAGATCAGGTGGAGACTTTGGTAGTTAAGATGAGAACTGAACCCCAAACTCTCCTGTCTTGGTTAGTGCTGTCTATAAGACTGTTCTTCTGAGCAGATAGCAGGCTAATGGGCAAAATGCTTGTTTGGAGCAACCAAAAGCTTTTATGGACAAACAACTTTTAGTAGCAAATTTGTGTCTCCTCTTGGTTCAGGCATTATCGAGCTGCCCGCGTAGAGACACCATCCCATCCTGGTGGTGTAAGTGAAGAGTTCTGGGAGCGAAGCAGACAAAGAGAACGGGAAAGGCGAGAACATGGTGTTTATGCCTcttccaaagaagaaaaggaccggAAAAAGGAGAGAACTCGGGACCGAGACTATGACCGGAAGAGAGATAGAGGTAAAGACTTTGGTTATTGGTGAGTAGCAGGAAGGTCAGCCTTCCCTCAAGGCTAGGCAGTGGGCAAGCCAGTTATATATGTCAACAGTTATCAaccatctattaagtgcctactgtgtaccactCACTGCTAGCCACTAAGGCTCCAGATAGAGTAAAAcaatccctactttcaaggagtttacattctgataTGTACCCAACTTTTTGAAGATGAACGGGATAGGAGTCGGCACAGCAGTAGATCAGACCGAGATGGTGGTTCAGAGCGGAGCAGCAGGAGGAATGAGCCAGAGAGTCCAAGACATCGACCCAGGGGTAAGTTGGCCAGTTAGTTAACATGTAACAGTAGGTAACTCATAAGAATCTCATTTCCCTTTGGTGGTTTGAACTTTCTCATTGCTTGCTATCTGAGTATCTTCCAGATTTGGTGGTAATAGCATTTAGGTCCTTTGTACTTTTTAACCTATATCTAAGTTCAAGGTCTTTAGGATGAGATGTGAAATTgaataattatttatcttttttttttttttttttttttttactttggtatTAGATGCAGCAACCCCTTCCCGTTCTAATTGGGAAGAAGAAGATAGTGCATATGGTAGCTCCCGACGTTCTCAGTGGGAATCACCCTCCCCGGTACTTTCTTATCGGGATTCTGAGAGGAGTCACCGTACTTCTTCCACTCGTGATAAGGAAAGGTAATATTCTGGGCCAAGTAGCCTAACTTcacttgttatttttgttattcatttttttctattgtatttgATGCTTTATGGCCACTTTTGGGGCTttcctagcaaagatactggagtggtttttggcattgccttctctagctcatttttacagatgaaggtcacccacctagtaagtgtctgaggtcacatttgaactcagcttcttgATTCCATATctgtcattctatccactgctatCTAACTGTACAGCTTCACTTGAAGGACTTCAAGAATTGTTAGAAGGATGTTAGATTGTAATAGGACCATTAAAAATGATGAAGTCCAAAAAATCTGTCATAGAAGGAAAAGATGATTGGAAGGGAAATGTAATAACACGAgtgatattttttgtttaaagatGTTGGTTAATGTTATCAATATGTATTTTCCCTAGGTCTGTGAGGAGCAAGTGCCCAGATGACACACCTCTACCTACCCCATCGTACAAGTACAATGAATGGGCTGATGACAGAAGACACTTAGGGTCTACTCCTCGGCTTTCCAGAGGCCGAGGTAACTATGCTGATTGTGATAGGGAATGGAAAGATAAGATAATAAGATTGAGTGAATGAGGGCCATGTTTCTAGAATAATGATCTGGTGTAGACATGTCATACACATAAACACTCCCAGGTGTGGCTAGAACCAGAAtaaaattaattgggaaatatttaacaaaataaaaatacaataaagcacataatattgtattttaaaattaagccaATATGCAGTCTATAGGAGTCCTTATGTACAGACTAGTAACCcttatttctctttgagtttgagCTCACTGCTCTGGGGTATCCTTTTCTCACAGGATGAGGACTTAAGAATGAGATAGGATACCATTTGTTGCTAATAGTTCATTATCTTTCAGGAAGGCGGGAAGATGGAGAAGATGGAATCTCCTTTGACACCGAAGAGGAGCGGCAACAGTGGGAAGATGACCAGAGGGTAAAAACTATTTCTGGTTCCTTTTTGTTGAGAAAAAGGTTTTGTAGTAAACTTTGGGTGAACAACTTTTTTGAGTGataggaccaaatgaaataatgtatacaaactctttgtaaatcttaaaaaatgttatatagaTATTTGTTATCATTAGCTAAGATTAAAAGGTACAACTGCTTGCCTGTGGTATCTTTTATTCTTAATGGCATTTGCATGTCTTAGGTTATcgttcttctctcctcttcctaaaaGGCATTCCCTTGTatcaaagggaggaaaagaattcagcaaaactatctcacagattggaaaaaaaatttaaccattgATAGTATTCCATATCCATAGTCcctacttttgaaaaaaatcagggaAGTGTTTTACCATACATATGCTTTTTTGGGGCTAAGTTTGGTCATCATTTTATGATGTTCAGTTTTTTCCAGTCTcgtaatttccatttttattgaaaTCATTGTGAATattgtttctttgaattttgtttttttcactttgtatcaatttagTCTTTGTTTTTCTATGTTAATCACAATTGTTATTACTTACACctcagtaatatttcattatatccatGTATTGcatcttgtttagccattccctaatccTTGGGTATCtcctttatttccagttctttgccactacaaaaaaaattctactatAAATAGATTGCTCTATATGGGGCTTTTTTGTCATTGACATCTTTGGACACATTCCTAGCAGTGAAATCTCTGGATCAATGGCTACGaacattttagttactttcttAGAATAATTTCAAGTTTTGGAAGTTATGAAATTCGCTGCTCATAGAACATCACTGGGCTGATCCTGGAATAATGAGGTCAGACCCAGCTGCCTGTTTTTGTTGTGTGTTGGCGCCACCATGTGGTGTTTCTGTGAATTGCTGTTATACCTTATATTGCTGTGTCATAATGTTCCTTCCCTGAATTTTTCACTTGACTAATTAGAGGACAAGAGCTTGATGAGCATCATCTCCTAGAACATTACAGTGCATCCGTTAAACATTGTTAATATTTCACCAAATATCTGTACTTCTCTCCCTCATTCTGTGGCATAATAACTGGCCTGTTCAAAGGCAGTATCTCTTGTAAtacctgctttttctttttaaattgtagcAAGCTGATCGGGACTGGTACATGATGGATGAGGGATATGATGAGTTTCATAACCCACTGGCTTATTCTTCAGAAGACTATGTGAAGAAACGAGAGCAGCATCtccacaaacaaaaacaaaaacgcaTTTCAGCCCAGCGGAGACAAATCAATGAGGTAGGGATGGGAAAATTCAACTTAGAATCTACCAGTCACCCTGATGACAGCATATGGGTCATGTAAATGGGCTATTTCTAGGTTATAGGGCcatgaacaaatttttttttttttttttcattattcaagTAAGATCGATGATGTTACCTAAAGAATAGAGCCAtgtgaggtttaaaaaaaataaaacataccaTCATACTCAGTTGGAAGCTGCTAATGGGAAATTGACACAAAATTCTATTCTCTAATTCAGTTTAATCTCTGATTTAAGTAAGATTATTTATAACATGAAGGGATTGGATGAAATGATTTCTGATTATCTCTTCCAGCTCATAGTTGGCAAAGCATGCACATTTTCTAGAGAAGCTTGTTGTGATTTGAATAACTAAagatttggagtggtttgctgaTGCAAACttggaataaatgaattaattctaTAAGGAACTATAAGTCAGATTCTGCAGAGTTTGCTTCCTGTTTTTATCCCTTAggtttcattttgcaaatatgtTTATTGAAGTTTTGATGATTAGGTATAAGATGGAGGAGGTCATTATGGACTATTGTCAGACAGCATTTGttctgaaaaagagaatttgaatttgataATTCCTTTGTACTTTGCTCTTATTTAATGTGTGCCACAGCTTAACAAAATTGATAAGCCAGGAAGTGTCTAAAGGAGGGCAGCTAGGATTGTGAGAAGTCTTGGCATAGGAAGATTGTCTGAAGGATCTTGAGtatgtttaacctggagaagaaaggattcaggagagagaggagagctgtcttttaagtatttgaagagctggCATATTGGGAAGGGATAATAAGACTGCTTGTATTGGATTCCCAGAGGGCAATGAGTGGACATTTAGGCTTGCGAGCAAGATAATAAAGCTGGAGAATGGACTGCCTCAGATTGGGGCGAGTGCTTCCTCCTTACATGCTGGATGGCCACTTATCAGGTATATTATAGTGGGGATACCCTGGGCTTATCCCTTCTAGGCCTTCCTTTCTGTGATTCTTTAATTCTGTTTAAGTAGGGTTCTGTCTGAATCAGCAAGATAACCTACATTTGACCATTTCTTTATTGACTTACTGACTGTTTTGGAATCCCACAGGATAATGAGCGCTGGGAGACTAACCGCATGCTGACCAGTGGTGTGGTCCATCGACTTGAAGTAGATGAAGATTTTGAGGAAGATAATGCAGCCAAGGTGCATCTGCTGGTGCACAATTTGGTGCCACCCTTTTTGGATGGGCGCATTGTTTTTACTAAACAAGTAAGGATTTTTCTGGATGGGGAGAGGAAATATGAGTACTGGAACCAAAGAGCATGTATCTCCAATGACAGCTATTATAGTGTTTGTACAAAAGTTAGCATACAGCTACTGTAGATGAGtgaatttagggaaaaaaaacaaacacctttTTAATAGTTCAATAAGGACGCTGAAATGGTTGTCTTTTATTGTTTGAAAGATTTCATGACTGAAgaggaatttctctttttcataatttcctataGCCAGAGCCTGTTATTCCAGTTAAGGATGCTACTTCTGACTTGGCCATTATTGCTCGAAAAGGAAGCCAGACAGTACGCAAGCACAGGGAACAAAAGGAACGTAAAAAGGTTGGTTTCATAGGATTGAGGAAATTGCATGGTGAGCATTAGGTACAATTGTTCTGAAGTCCTCCTTGGTCTTCACTGGGCCTCACAAGAAGTGTTCTTATTGAGACCTGGCAAGAATCTTGTATGGGAAGACTGAActgccttcctctttcctttagtTAACTTAACCCTAGTTGTATGTTAAGAGTCCACAAGGGCTCAGGCACCTTAATTCTTTGTACTTAGGCCTTGGGATTCATTGATTCCCCAATGTTTTTTGAATGTTATTTATCAAATGAGCAAATTATGGACATACTAGTAGTACTGGATGGAATTGACCCACTTTTCTTGTATATTTTAGGCCCAGCACAAGCATTGGGAACTGGCTGGTACCAAATTGGGAGATATTATGGGcctcaagaaagaagaagaaccagaaaaaccTTTGACAGAAGATGGCAAAGTAGACTACAGGTAAGAAAAGGTCCTTGATGTTAGAATGGTCCTTCCTTGAATTTGTCTTTCATCCATTCTTGGGAGGTTAGGGCCTTTCAAGGGAAATACTAACTTCTAATGTTTTCAAAATTCAAGGACCATTGACTCAGAAAGTATAATATCACTTTGAACTTAAGAAAAAAGGACTTTTGCTCTCTCCCTTGTTCCCTCATCTTCACATCAGTTCTTAGAAATTTAATTCAAGATTGTTAATATTATCAAGGATAAAGTTTACAGGATCTTATCTAGTTTTGGACTATGATATGGGCCCTGTGCTAGTCTTTCTTAGTTAAGGAGATGATCAGccgtgtatttttttttcttccttttctctacttGATGCACTTAATCACACATTCTATTAATGACCTTGTAGTAATTAGTTGAATGACAAAAAAAGTAGCCTTAGTTAACCTTATTTAGAGCCTAGAATTTCACATGTACAGTCCCCTGAAAAAGCACTATGTCAAAACTTGTATGAGCTGATGGATTGCTAAATTGAGGCTTCATGTGAAGAAGATGGGTCACTACATTTCTTGCTGTTTCACTGGATATGAAGATGCATGGGCTTTCCAGAGAAAAGTCttagatagattaaaaaaaaaaaacacctctcctacccctcaccccccacccccacacacaaaATTTTTGTCATATTGATTTGGAGTTGAAGCCTTTTTCCAATCAGAAAGGAATGAAGTACCGTAGTTGAACCAAGTGGGAGGGTTCTTTAATTCTGATTCTATATACTATTACCAGTTTCAGAGGTAGCTATGTTAGGTTATCCAAAAATTAACAGTTTATTTGCTTTAGTTTTGATCAGATTATTTTCATGCATGGGAAAATTCAATGAATTTGTCAGTTAGTGCATGTGACTTCCTCTGTTCcttatttggttttatttgattttgtggATAATATGTTCTCAGAGACCTGTTCTCAAGATgataatcttttttcttcaagCCTGAGAGGCTGTTCTTTGCTATATTATTCTATGTAAATTTTATGATTTACTTCAACCAATcaataatctttaattttttcctccatctccctttcttccaacaacaataacagaaaaggaatgaaaaacaatacctttgtaacaaatacacctagtcaaacaaaacaaattcccatgatGTCCACAtccaaaaatatatctcattatGCGTCTTGAAGCTTATCAGCTTTCTGTCAGGTGGTGAGTGAGAATACAGTTCATCATTATGGGACATATAATTGTGATAAGTTGTTGAATAGATGAGAATTTTTAAGTCTGTTgaagttgtttatctttacaatgttattgttaAGTGGTTCTGTTGAGGTGTAGATtgaatgttgaggtctagatttggggtacctaaatgaaattaggatttagttaaggtctagtggcaggtttggggtacaggaagtcaagcaaagctcccctgcaacccccttggattcggcgcaaagatacggcggtatatgatgTCTAGTAGTGGTgcgaattcccaataaaagcatttattggcctggagagctagattgataaaagaggtttattactgagtttagaagtaggagataggtgaaggtagagacaaggagagtactggacagagggtccagtggacagagggtcctcacatggctaccatgtttggaatctctgcaaagaggggttcccagcgtggcccttttaagtcggagacttagctcgaggggctttggggtgtagccccaaagttggctcagatccgagtggggctgggacaggtcgggatcttctattggaattcaaagggaccaggatttgtgagtcaaagggtaatttacattaactagggggagttgggaatcaaagattggaatctttcctacatcagttctgctcacttcactttagatttctctgaaactggaCCCTTTGTAATTCATTAGCGCACACTTGTATTGGATCACATTTGTACATCCTAATTGTTTGGCCTCTCCCCAGTTGATGGCCACCTCCTAACATCTTTGCGgttacagaaaaagcttttataaatgtTAGGACACCTGGGTCCTCCCCTTGGATCATAGCATTTCtccaagatttaattattttcctaCACTGACCTGTTTGTGGGGGTAGAGGTGTAAACTAGGCCAGAAGTCATCAGAGGAGGAGGCATGGGCCTCTGACCGCTGTTGTGTCTCTGTAGGACGGAGCAAAAATTTGCTAATCACATGAAGAAGAAGAGTGAAGCCAGCAGTGAGTTTGCCAAAAAGAAGTCCATTCTGGAGCAGAGGCAGTACCTACCTATCTTTGCAGTGCAGCAGGAGTTGCTCACCATTGTCAGGTACTGCTGCTGCTAGCTTGTGCTCACTATGCCCGCTGGGCTTGCATCTTCTCTGCCCGCCAAGCTTGTGTCTCCTCTGCATTCCGGGCTCACGCCCCCTCTGCCTTCCTGCTTTGCCTATTCTCACAGaagtgaaaaagggaaagggcTATTTTACAACCTCCTACTAAGTGCTCGTGCAGTTTCCTGCACCCAAACCTTCATTTTGATGGTTCCTATTGGTGTCACATTGGGCATGGGGCATTGGTATTTTTCTCCTGAGTTTTCTATTCATATGGAACATATCCCTCTTTTTCATTATTACACATCCAGAAAGGAGGAATTGGTGGGGTTTATGCTGTATTTTTCAGGCAAAAGTATACTCTGCTTTTTTTCAGATAGGTTTCTTTTTACTAGTGTAGTAGAAAGAGATCCAGCTTTGGAGTCAGGGTGACCTAGGTTCAAGTCCTGCCATGCCTATCACAGATGCCCTATCTGGGTATCTCTTGAAGACCAGAAATTGTAGAGAAAatgacctgcattggtagagggagtttcctgaCCTGGACTTTCCTGTACCAAGGAAAATCATAGATCTTGTCCCTGCCTACTTTTCCCTGAAAATCTCAATGAAACCCAgtagttgttgtttttacttcagTTCAGaggccttaaatttttttttttttttttttttttaaacaaatggcTTATTTCTGTATGAGGCTTCTTCCAAGCAACATGGATTAGAAATGGTGTCTCTtgagtttttctttcttgaacattgttttttttccttccagttaAGTTCATTAACTTTTCTACCTCTTTTGCCTTCCAGAGACAACAGCATTGTCATAGTTGTGGGGGAGACAGGGAGTGGAAAGACCACTCAGCTAACTCAGTACTTACATGAAGATGGTTACACAGACTATGGCATGATTGGCTGCACTCAGCCCCGGCGTGTAGCTGCCATGTCAGTAGCCAAGAGAGTTAGTGAAGAGATGGGAGGAAGCCTTGGAGAGGAGGTAAGCAGATGCGAAGGGacatttggggaaatttttgaaGTATTTGGGTTCTTACCTTGGTGATTCATTATTGACCTACTGAGTCCTGCCTGAAGGtatcctggaggcagccttagaaTAGGAGGTCACTAGAAGATGACTCATGAGCCAGCCAAAGCCATGGGGTCATCTCTCTGCTTTCATAGGTGGGTTACGCCATCCGCTTTGAAGATTGTACTTCTGAAAACACTGTGATAAAGTACATGACAGATGGGATCCTGCTTAGAGAGTCACTTCGAGAGGCCGACCTGGATCATTATAGTGCCATTATCATGGACGAAGCCCACGAGCGTTCGCTGAACACAGATGTGCTGTTTGGCTTGCTTCGAGAGGTGAGGCTTTCTGGGGGAGGATAGGGGAGGGAGACAGACTTCCTCTTTACACTGTTCAGGTTTACTTGAGCTAGCAGCAAAGGAGGGTTGTTCTATTAGTCTGGAAGGGATTGGGAGTGCATTTTGggaaagatgaagtgacttttttttttaatatggcctGACTAGGATACTTTGATGAAGATGCTCTGACTTTGTGCCTCAGGCTTAGATTTTGTAGGTTCATTTATTGCTTCTGATTCCTGGCTCCTGCTCAACTACAGTGTCTCATGATTTCTGGTGTCAGTCTTGAGACTAGTGGATAATCTTGAGATTCAATTAGAGCCTTGCTGTAGGGGATTGTGTTGCCTTACAGGAAGAATGGGGCCCATTGTCTCGGAGGACATATGGCCTTTCTGACCAGGCCCCTGACATATATTTCCCATTTAGGTAGTAGCTCGACGCTCTGACCTGAAGCTTATTGTCACTTCAGCCACTATGGATGCAGAGAAATTTGCTGCTTTCTTTGGCAATGTTCCCATCTTTCACATTCCTGGCCGAACCTTCCCTGTTGATATCCTCTTCAGCAAGGTATTGAGATCTTGGTTGTTTTTGTTAGCctaaatgatgaaaaagagaaaattggagaATAATAGAGTAGGCATTCTGGGCAAAGTGGTATTGGGCTG harbors:
- the DHX38 gene encoding pre-mRNA-splicing factor ATP-dependent RNA helicase PRP16 isoform X1; the protein is MPAFEREFPKPVMEDTSEDGEASIHRLEGIDQETQVGGLICKTKSASSEQHVFKAPAPRPSLLGLDLLAALKRREREEKDDGEDKKKSRVSSYKDWEESKDDQKDSEEERSDQASRSSRKDRHYRAARVETPSHPGGVSEEFWERSRQRERERREHGVYASSKEEKDRKKERTRDRDYDRKRDRDERDRSRHSSRSDRDGGSERSSRRNEPESPRHRPRDAATPSRSNWEEEDSAYGSSRRSQWESPSPVLSYRDSERSHRTSSTRDKERSVRSKCPDDTPLPTPSYKYNEWADDRRHLGSTPRLSRGRGRREDGEDGISFDTEEERQQWEDDQRQADRDWYMMDEGYDEFHNPLAYSSEDYVKKREQHLHKQKQKRISAQRRQINEDNERWETNRMLTSGVVHRLEVDEDFEEDNAAKVHLLVHNLVPPFLDGRIVFTKQPEPVIPVKDATSDLAIIARKGSQTVRKHREQKERKKAQHKHWELAGTKLGDIMGLKKEEEPEKPLTEDGKVDYRTEQKFANHMKKKSEASSEFAKKKSILEQRQYLPIFAVQQELLTIVRDNSIVIVVGETGSGKTTQLTQYLHEDGYTDYGMIGCTQPRRVAAMSVAKRVSEEMGGSLGEEVGYAIRFEDCTSENTVIKYMTDGILLRESLREADLDHYSAIIMDEAHERSLNTDVLFGLLREVVARRSDLKLIVTSATMDAEKFAAFFGNVPIFHIPGRTFPVDILFSKTPQEDYVEAAVKQSLQVHLSGAPGDILIFMPGQEDIEVTSDQIVEHLEELENAPALAVLPIYSQLPSDLQAKIFQKAPDGVRKCIVATNIAETSLTVDGIMFVIDSGYCKLKVFNPRIGMDALQIYPISQANANQRSGRAGRTGPGQCFRLYTQSAYKNELLTTTVPEIQRTNLANVVLLLKSLGVQDLLQFHFMDPPPEDNMLNSMYQLWILGAMDNTGGLTSTGRLMVEFPLDPALSKMLIVSCDMGCSSEILLIVSMLSVPAIFYRPKGREEESDQIREKFAVPESDHLTYLNVYLQWKNNNYSTLWCNEHFIHAKAMRKVREVRAQLKDIMVQQRMSLASCGTDWDIVRKCVCAAYFHQAAKLKGIGEYVNIRTGMPCHLHPTSSLFGMGYTPDYIVYHELVMTTKEYMQCVTAVDGEWLAELGPMFYSIKHAGKSRQENRRRAKEEASAMEEEMALAEEQLRARRQEQEKRNPLGSVRSVKIYTPGRKEQGEPASPRRTPARFGL
- the DHX38 gene encoding pre-mRNA-splicing factor ATP-dependent RNA helicase PRP16 isoform X2, with product MEDTSEDGEASIHRLEGIDQETQVGGLICKTKSASSEQHVFKAPAPRPSLLGLDLLAALKRREREEKDDGEDKKKSRVSSYKDWEESKDDQKDSEEERSDQASRSSRKDRHYRAARVETPSHPGGVSEEFWERSRQRERERREHGVYASSKEEKDRKKERTRDRDYDRKRDRDERDRSRHSSRSDRDGGSERSSRRNEPESPRHRPRDAATPSRSNWEEEDSAYGSSRRSQWESPSPVLSYRDSERSHRTSSTRDKERSVRSKCPDDTPLPTPSYKYNEWADDRRHLGSTPRLSRGRGRREDGEDGISFDTEEERQQWEDDQRQADRDWYMMDEGYDEFHNPLAYSSEDYVKKREQHLHKQKQKRISAQRRQINEDNERWETNRMLTSGVVHRLEVDEDFEEDNAAKVHLLVHNLVPPFLDGRIVFTKQPEPVIPVKDATSDLAIIARKGSQTVRKHREQKERKKAQHKHWELAGTKLGDIMGLKKEEEPEKPLTEDGKVDYRTEQKFANHMKKKSEASSEFAKKKSILEQRQYLPIFAVQQELLTIVRDNSIVIVVGETGSGKTTQLTQYLHEDGYTDYGMIGCTQPRRVAAMSVAKRVSEEMGGSLGEEVGYAIRFEDCTSENTVIKYMTDGILLRESLREADLDHYSAIIMDEAHERSLNTDVLFGLLREVVARRSDLKLIVTSATMDAEKFAAFFGNVPIFHIPGRTFPVDILFSKTPQEDYVEAAVKQSLQVHLSGAPGDILIFMPGQEDIEVTSDQIVEHLEELENAPALAVLPIYSQLPSDLQAKIFQKAPDGVRKCIVATNIAETSLTVDGIMFVIDSGYCKLKVFNPRIGMDALQIYPISQANANQRSGRAGRTGPGQCFRLYTQSAYKNELLTTTVPEIQRTNLANVVLLLKSLGVQDLLQFHFMDPPPEDNMLNSMYQLWILGAMDNTGGLTSTGRLMVEFPLDPALSKMLIVSCDMGCSSEILLIVSMLSVPAIFYRPKGREEESDQIREKFAVPESDHLTYLNVYLQWKNNNYSTLWCNEHFIHAKAMRKVREVRAQLKDIMVQQRMSLASCGTDWDIVRKCVCAAYFHQAAKLKGIGEYVNIRTGMPCHLHPTSSLFGMGYTPDYIVYHELVMTTKEYMQCVTAVDGEWLAELGPMFYSIKHAGKSRQENRRRAKEEASAMEEEMALAEEQLRARRQEQEKRNPLGSVRSVKIYTPGRKEQGEPASPRRTPARFGL